Proteins from a single region of Synechococcus sp. WH 8109:
- a CDS encoding sodium-dependent transporter, translating into MAKEQWRSGLGFVLAAAGSAVGLGNLWGFAYRASQGGGGAFLLLYVVIVLLVCLPVLVAEMVLGRSTGQSPLLAPVAAAGRLWQPMGWLFMLAASGILAFYAVLMGWTGATLMQTLTQGLPADIASAEAFFAGLSGGRAALIGQLLSLVATAAVVAAGVRGGIERLSRWGLPLLFVLLIGLAVWAAGLDGASEGYRTFLLRWDNSQLQDPTTIRNAFTQAFFSIGTGIGCILAYAAYLSRRAHLPREAVAVVGMDTAVGLLAGMVTFPVVMSFGLQDVISGSTLGTIFIALPTGLGSLGATGQLVAVLFFALALIAALTSAVSLLEVPVACLIDRLGWSRSRAVWVSTALIFVAGLPAATSMEVLGWMDSVFGGLLLILGGLLLALLLGWVLPARFQEELSHSGSPIWLQRFLLVMLRWISPPVIAVGLVISVIDLIPS; encoded by the coding sequence ATGGCCAAGGAACAGTGGCGATCGGGACTGGGGTTTGTCCTGGCGGCTGCAGGCAGTGCCGTGGGTCTGGGCAATCTCTGGGGCTTTGCCTACCGCGCCTCCCAGGGAGGTGGCGGCGCCTTCCTGCTGCTCTACGTGGTGATTGTGCTGTTGGTCTGTCTGCCGGTGCTGGTGGCAGAAATGGTGCTGGGGCGCAGCACTGGCCAAAGCCCCCTGCTCGCGCCAGTGGCGGCAGCCGGTCGCCTTTGGCAGCCGATGGGTTGGCTGTTCATGCTGGCGGCCAGTGGAATCCTGGCCTTCTATGCCGTGTTGATGGGGTGGACCGGGGCCACGCTGATGCAGACCCTCACCCAAGGACTCCCCGCGGATATCGCTTCAGCGGAAGCCTTTTTCGCGGGCCTCAGTGGTGGCCGCGCTGCCTTGATCGGCCAGCTGCTCAGCCTGGTGGCGACTGCTGCTGTGGTGGCGGCCGGCGTGCGCGGAGGCATTGAGCGGTTGTCCCGCTGGGGGCTGCCGCTGTTGTTTGTGCTGCTTATTGGCCTTGCGGTTTGGGCCGCTGGTCTTGATGGGGCCTCGGAGGGCTATCGCACCTTCCTGCTCCGCTGGGATAACAGCCAGCTGCAGGACCCCACCACGATTCGCAATGCCTTTACCCAGGCCTTTTTCTCGATTGGCACGGGCATCGGCTGCATCCTGGCCTATGCGGCTTACCTGAGCCGGCGCGCCCACCTGCCGCGGGAAGCCGTGGCGGTGGTGGGGATGGACACCGCTGTGGGCTTGCTGGCGGGCATGGTCACCTTCCCCGTGGTTATGAGCTTTGGCCTCCAGGATGTAATCAGTGGCTCCACCCTGGGCACAATCTTCATCGCGCTGCCCACGGGACTCGGTTCGCTGGGCGCCACAGGTCAGCTGGTGGCGGTGCTCTTTTTTGCCCTGGCCCTGATTGCAGCGCTTACCTCAGCGGTGTCGCTGTTGGAGGTGCCGGTGGCCTGTTTGATCGATCGCCTGGGGTGGAGCCGGTCCCGGGCCGTCTGGGTCTCTACAGCGTTGATCTTTGTGGCCGGTCTTCCAGCGGCCACCTCCATGGAGGTCCTCGGCTGGATGGATTCCGTGTTTGGGGGCCTGCTGCTGATTCTGGGGGGCTTGCTCCTGGCCTTGTTGCTGGGTTGGGTGCTTCCTGCTCGTTTTCAGGAGGAGCTCAGCCATTCGGGGAGCCCGATCTGGCTTCAGCGCTTTCTGCTGGTGATGCTGCGCTGGATTTCGCCGCCGGTGATCGCTGTTGGTCTGGTGATCAGCGTGATTGATCTGATCCCCAGCTGA
- a CDS encoding 1-deoxy-D-xylulose-5-phosphate reductoisomerase — protein MKAISVLGSTGSIGTQTLQIAEEFPEQFRVVALTAGRNLTLLVDQVQRHRPEVVALADADLLPELQERLKDAGITGTDAPQLVGGADGLNVAAAWDSADLVVTGIVGCAGLLPTLAAIRAGKDLALANKETLIAAGPVVLPELKKSGSRLLPADSEHSAIFQCLQGTPWAENARLSTGVPTPGLRRIQLTASGGAFRDWTAADLEKATVADATSHPNWSMGRKITVDSASLMNKGLEVIEAHYLFGLDYDHIEIVIHPQSIIHSMIELADSSVLAQLGWPDMKLPILYCLSWPSRLETPWRRLDLTEVGQLSFRAPDPAKYPCMELAYAAGRAGGTMPAVMNAANEEAVAQFLEEKIHFLDIPAVIEAACERHKPDLMAQPQLDDVLRVDQWARTAVREQVKRGVTRLPMGALAA, from the coding sequence ATGAAAGCCATCAGCGTGCTGGGATCTACCGGTTCGATCGGCACCCAGACCCTCCAGATCGCTGAGGAGTTTCCGGAGCAGTTCCGCGTTGTAGCCCTGACTGCCGGCCGCAACCTGACGCTTTTGGTTGACCAAGTTCAGAGGCATCGCCCTGAGGTGGTGGCCCTGGCCGATGCCGATCTCTTGCCCGAACTGCAAGAGCGTCTGAAGGACGCAGGCATCACAGGCACGGATGCCCCCCAGCTGGTGGGAGGTGCTGACGGTCTCAACGTTGCTGCCGCCTGGGACAGCGCCGACCTGGTGGTGACGGGCATTGTTGGTTGCGCCGGTCTGTTGCCGACCCTGGCGGCGATCCGCGCCGGCAAAGACCTGGCTCTGGCGAACAAGGAAACGCTGATTGCGGCCGGCCCCGTGGTGCTGCCGGAGCTGAAGAAGAGCGGAAGCCGTCTGCTGCCGGCGGATTCGGAGCACTCGGCTATTTTCCAGTGCCTGCAGGGAACCCCCTGGGCTGAAAACGCACGCCTCTCCACCGGCGTGCCCACACCGGGGCTGCGACGGATTCAGCTCACAGCCTCCGGCGGCGCCTTCCGCGACTGGACGGCCGCCGACCTTGAGAAGGCCACCGTGGCCGATGCCACCAGTCATCCCAACTGGAGCATGGGCCGCAAGATCACCGTGGATTCCGCCTCCTTGATGAACAAGGGGCTAGAGGTGATCGAAGCCCATTACCTGTTCGGCCTGGATTACGACCACATCGAGATCGTGATCCATCCCCAGAGCATCATCCATTCAATGATCGAACTGGCGGATTCCTCCGTGCTGGCCCAACTGGGCTGGCCCGACATGAAGCTGCCCATCCTCTACTGCCTAAGTTGGCCCTCACGCCTGGAGACACCATGGCGGCGACTGGATCTGACGGAAGTGGGTCAGCTCAGCTTCCGGGCCCCCGATCCCGCCAAGTACCCCTGCATGGAGCTGGCCTACGCCGCTGGGCGCGCCGGCGGCACCATGCCTGCGGTGATGAATGCTGCCAACGAGGAAGCCGTGGCGCAGTTCCTCGAGGAGAAGATTCACTTCCTCGACATCCCCGCAGTGATCGAGGCTGCCTGCGAGCGTCATAAACCCGATCTGATGGCCCAACCCCAATTGGACGACGTGCTGCGGGTGGATCAGTGGGCGCGAACCGCCGTGCGGGAACAGGTGAAACGCGGTGTGACTCGATTGCCCATGGGAGCGCTCGCCGCTTAG
- a CDS encoding ferredoxin, with translation MQRVSHHLLLCATATKAKCCDSALGAQTWNELKSVVRELNLENPERPEGIVLRSKADCLRVCERGPILLVWPEGIWYANVSPDRIKRIIDEHIIGQQPIEEWILKRTPFEVNTGVPSEKITSQINSGED, from the coding sequence ATGCAACGGGTCAGCCATCACCTCCTTCTCTGCGCAACCGCCACCAAAGCCAAATGCTGCGATTCAGCGCTTGGGGCACAAACTTGGAATGAACTGAAGAGCGTTGTTCGCGAACTGAATCTCGAAAACCCGGAACGCCCGGAGGGAATTGTTCTGCGCAGCAAAGCCGATTGCCTCAGGGTGTGTGAACGAGGGCCGATTCTTCTAGTCTGGCCAGAAGGAATTTGGTACGCCAATGTTTCGCCCGATCGCATCAAAAGAATCATTGATGAACACATCATCGGCCAACAACCCATTGAAGAATGGATTCTCAAAAGAACACCATTCGAGGTAAACACTGGTGTACCTTCAGAAAAGATTACATCCCAAATAAACTCAGGAGAGGATTAG
- a CDS encoding fatty acid desaturase, producing the protein MAFATATRPANPAPEDSAESISYPSKAELLSALPAELSKLSPAKSWASLAMSAGLSLLAVGLGILLPLSAAAIPLWLLYGVITGTIAMGCWVIAHECGHHAFHPNRRIEGVVGFVLHSILLVPYYSWAHSHAVHHAHCNHLEQGETHVPPRATSPMGRTTEQLKQRLNPTVFGIISLFNHLVIGWQLYLFLGATGGEDYDSPTSHFWNRKRNFNGKRRLFPHSFGKWMLRSNLGLLAMVVLLIITSVQFSLLRVLCVYGLPYLVINMWLTTYTWLQHTNTDIPHFSNETWTWSKGALQTVDRPYGPILNLLHHGIGSTHVCHHVNSSIPHYNAWRGTQMLRQRFPELVRYDSTPIHKALWRIATRCGGAVYQNPSDQAFYY; encoded by the coding sequence TTGGCATTTGCAACAGCGACCCGACCCGCAAATCCAGCCCCTGAAGACAGCGCTGAATCAATCTCCTACCCGAGCAAGGCTGAGCTGCTCAGCGCCTTGCCAGCAGAGCTCTCCAAGCTGAGCCCAGCGAAGTCCTGGGCGAGCCTGGCCATGTCTGCAGGTCTTTCGCTTCTGGCCGTCGGCCTAGGAATCCTTCTTCCGCTCTCGGCAGCCGCCATCCCCCTCTGGCTCCTCTACGGCGTGATCACCGGCACAATCGCGATGGGCTGCTGGGTGATCGCCCATGAATGCGGCCATCACGCCTTCCACCCCAACCGCCGGATTGAAGGCGTTGTGGGGTTTGTGCTGCACAGCATTTTGCTTGTGCCGTATTACAGCTGGGCCCACAGCCATGCGGTGCACCACGCCCACTGCAATCACCTGGAACAGGGAGAAACCCATGTTCCTCCGCGGGCAACATCACCGATGGGACGAACCACCGAACAGCTCAAGCAGAGGTTGAATCCCACCGTCTTCGGGATCATTTCGCTGTTCAATCACCTCGTGATTGGCTGGCAGCTTTACCTCTTCCTGGGCGCCACCGGCGGTGAAGATTACGACTCTCCCACCTCTCATTTTTGGAACCGCAAGCGTAATTTCAACGGCAAACGGCGCCTTTTCCCGCATTCATTCGGCAAGTGGATGCTGCGATCCAACCTGGGATTGCTCGCCATGGTGGTCCTGTTGATCATCACCTCAGTGCAGTTTTCCCTGCTTCGTGTGCTGTGCGTCTACGGCTTGCCCTACTTGGTGATCAACATGTGGCTGACGACCTACACCTGGTTGCAGCACACCAACACCGATATCCCTCACTTCTCCAACGAAACCTGGACTTGGTCGAAAGGAGCCCTGCAAACGGTTGATCGTCCCTACGGGCCCATCCTCAACCTGCTGCACCATGGAATCGGTTCAACCCACGTGTGCCATCACGTCAATTCATCGATTCCGCATTACAACGCCTGGCGTGGAACTCAAATGCTGAGGCAGAGGTTTCCTGAGCTGGTGCGCTACGACTCGACACCAATCCACAAAGCGCTGTGGAGGATTGCCACACGGTGTGGTGGTGCTGTGTATCAGAACCCAAGCGATCAAGCCTTTTATTACTGA
- a CDS encoding alpha/beta fold hydrolase — MDNPQLRERLGVPSFEQRWPWIGGDLQTLRDTLREVDLPHDQGVPIEILVPALPSGAAAAGSLLALLDQPEGDPKGLVLLLHGLGGSSSREGLRKMGVALQTAGFAVLRLNLRGADPGRHLAGGTYAARCNSDLLPVIARARSLAAGRPLLGAGISLGGTMLINAALAFPGVLDGLFCASSPLDLAACSASIERPRNRVYQRWLLKRLVRQTLADPFGVSADEEAKLQAMPPRSIREFDSAVTAPRWGFADVEAYYREASPLQHLVPACKAMPPTLLLQALDDPWVPACSAMDLAESLPPEAAIRTLFTPRGGHNGFHGRDGCWGDQLAAAWLRDVVAG, encoded by the coding sequence GTGGATAACCCCCAGCTGCGCGAGCGGCTGGGGGTTCCGTCGTTTGAGCAGCGCTGGCCCTGGATCGGTGGCGACCTGCAAACCCTGCGCGACACCCTGCGCGAGGTGGATCTTCCACATGATCAAGGGGTTCCGATAGAAATTCTCGTGCCAGCCCTGCCGAGTGGAGCGGCGGCTGCCGGGTCGTTGCTGGCCCTGCTCGATCAGCCGGAAGGGGACCCCAAGGGCTTGGTTTTGCTGCTCCATGGCCTGGGGGGATCCAGTTCCCGGGAAGGCCTGAGGAAAATGGGTGTGGCGCTCCAGACCGCTGGTTTTGCGGTGCTGCGCCTCAACCTGCGCGGTGCTGATCCGGGCCGCCACCTCGCGGGTGGCACCTATGCAGCGCGCTGCAACAGTGATCTGCTGCCGGTGATTGCGCGGGCCCGAAGTTTGGCGGCGGGTCGCCCACTGCTGGGGGCCGGCATCTCCCTGGGCGGCACGATGCTGATCAATGCCGCTCTGGCGTTCCCCGGCGTGCTTGATGGCCTCTTCTGTGCCAGCAGTCCCTTGGATCTGGCCGCCTGCAGCGCCTCGATCGAGCGACCGCGCAATCGGGTTTACCAACGCTGGCTGCTCAAGCGGTTGGTCCGTCAGACCTTGGCGGATCCCTTTGGGGTGAGCGCCGATGAGGAAGCCAAACTGCAGGCGATGCCCCCCCGTTCGATTCGTGAGTTCGACAGTGCCGTGACGGCTCCCCGCTGGGGGTTTGCGGATGTGGAGGCCTACTACCGCGAGGCTTCACCCCTGCAGCATCTGGTGCCCGCCTGCAAAGCGATGCCGCCCACCTTGCTGCTGCAGGCCCTGGATGATCCTTGGGTTCCTGCTTGCTCTGCAATGGATCTCGCTGAGTCTCTGCCGCCGGAGGCTGCGATTCGCACGTTGTTCACGCCACGGGGAGGGCATAACGGCTTCCATGGCCGTGACGGCTGCTGGGGCGACCAGCTGGCGGCGGCATGGCTAAGGGACGTTGTTGCTGGCTAA
- a CDS encoding NAD(P)(+) transhydrogenase (Re/Si-specific) subunit beta translates to MSDLLKYAIELVAVLLLALGIKGLSKVRSARGANQLAAVAMGLAVFGLLLNYLGTSGISIAAWTWIIAGTLVGGVLGAITAQRVPMTSMPETVALFNGCGGMSSLLVALAAALYPAVLDAAGPVAVVSIVVSVFVGAITFTGSIVAMAKLQGWLSTPAWMQSKARHAVNIALAVASLVGAVEMLRNADSSTGLWLVVVASALLGIGVTLPIGGADMPVVISLLNSYSGVAAAAAGFVVGSQLLIVAGAMVGAAGLILTQVMCNGMNRSLVSVLFGGALGATSAASGGGGEYTNITSCSVEECALTLEAAERVVIVPGYGLAVAQAQHTLREVTRVLESAGIDVAYAIHPVAGRMPGHMNVLLAEADVPYEQLQEMDQINPEFPATDVVLVLGANDVVNPQAKSDPNSPLYGMPVLDVQDARTVFVVKRGMSAGYSGIKNDLFELANTSMLFGDAKKVLGDLLVELKDLGLGKK, encoded by the coding sequence ATGTCTGACCTTCTCAAATACGCGATCGAGCTGGTTGCGGTTCTGTTGCTAGCACTTGGCATCAAAGGTCTTTCCAAGGTGCGTTCTGCCCGGGGCGCCAATCAGTTGGCCGCTGTGGCCATGGGCCTTGCGGTGTTTGGTCTGTTGCTCAATTACCTCGGCACCAGCGGCATCAGCATCGCCGCCTGGACCTGGATCATTGCCGGAACGTTGGTGGGAGGTGTGCTCGGTGCCATCACCGCCCAACGGGTGCCGATGACCTCGATGCCGGAGACGGTTGCCCTCTTTAACGGCTGCGGTGGCATGTCGTCTCTGCTGGTTGCCTTGGCTGCGGCGCTTTACCCGGCGGTCCTTGATGCGGCAGGCCCCGTGGCCGTGGTGTCGATCGTTGTCTCCGTGTTCGTCGGTGCGATCACCTTCACCGGCTCGATCGTGGCCATGGCCAAGCTGCAGGGTTGGTTGTCCACGCCAGCCTGGATGCAGAGCAAGGCGCGCCATGCCGTGAACATCGCGCTTGCGGTGGCATCCCTGGTGGGTGCCGTTGAGATGCTGCGCAACGCTGATTCGAGCACGGGCCTCTGGCTGGTGGTGGTGGCCTCCGCTCTGCTGGGGATCGGGGTGACGCTGCCGATTGGCGGCGCCGACATGCCCGTGGTGATCTCCCTGCTGAACAGCTATTCCGGTGTGGCTGCGGCTGCTGCCGGTTTCGTGGTAGGCAGCCAGTTACTGATCGTGGCCGGCGCCATGGTTGGTGCTGCTGGTTTGATCCTCACCCAGGTGATGTGCAATGGCATGAACCGTTCCCTGGTGTCTGTGCTGTTTGGTGGCGCCCTGGGTGCCACGAGCGCTGCAAGCGGTGGCGGCGGTGAATACACCAACATCACCAGCTGCAGTGTTGAGGAATGCGCCCTCACCCTCGAGGCAGCTGAACGGGTGGTGATTGTTCCGGGCTATGGCTTGGCCGTGGCGCAGGCGCAACACACGCTCAGGGAAGTGACTCGGGTGCTGGAGAGTGCAGGCATAGATGTGGCCTACGCCATTCACCCGGTGGCCGGCCGTATGCCGGGTCACATGAATGTGCTTCTGGCTGAGGCGGATGTGCCCTACGAGCAGCTTCAGGAGATGGATCAGATCAATCCCGAGTTCCCTGCCACCGATGTGGTGTTGGTGCTGGGCGCCAATGATGTGGTCAATCCTCAGGCCAAGAGCGACCCCAATTCGCCGCTCTACGGCATGCCCGTTCTGGATGTGCAGGACGCCCGCACGGTGTTCGTGGTGAAACGGGGCATGAGCGCTGGTTACTCCGGCATCAAGAACGATCTGTTCGAGCTAGCCAACACCTCAATGCTGTTTGGTGATGCCAAGAAGGTGCTGGGCGATCTCCTGGTGGAATTGAAGGATCTGGGCCTGGGCAAGAAGTGA
- a CDS encoding NAD(P) transhydrogenase subunit alpha, protein MFVEFLWVLLLGSLLGLELIGKVPPTLHTPLMSGANAISGITVLAALTAIIKAGNNTVVLLLGSVSLGFALFNVIGGFLVTDRMLAMFSRKPARKENR, encoded by the coding sequence ATGTTTGTTGAATTCCTCTGGGTTCTCCTGCTTGGCAGCCTGCTTGGGCTGGAGCTAATCGGCAAGGTTCCCCCCACCCTGCACACTCCCTTGATGAGTGGTGCCAATGCCATCTCGGGCATCACCGTGCTGGCAGCGCTCACCGCCATCATCAAGGCTGGGAATAACACCGTGGTGTTGCTCCTGGGTTCCGTTTCGCTGGGCTTTGCCCTGTTCAACGTGATCGGGGGCTTCCTCGTGACCGATCGGATGCTGGCCATGTTCAGCCGCAAGCCTGCTCGCAAGGAGAACCGCTGA
- a CDS encoding Re/Si-specific NAD(P)(+) transhydrogenase subunit alpha produces MESTPGETRVAATPDTVKKFISLGCSVVVERGAGTPSGHLDEAYAEQGAELIELGDTSAWNQADVLLCVQAPSAATLSRMRQGALVVGLLSPYANEELTAALKRSGLSAMALELLPRISRAQSADALSSQANIAGYKSVLLASAALDRYFPMLMTAAGTVQPAKVVILGAGVAGLQAVATARRLGAVVYVSDIRPAVKEQVESLGARFIEPPEMEEKPAESGGYAKQASDAFLAAQRQQLSDQLAEADVAICTAQVPGRRAPRLISADMLDRMRPGAVVVDLAVAQGGNCADTVPGQTVDRKGVKLIGGNDLPCSVPNHASALYARNLVALLEPALKDGVLSLDPEDELIAGCLIAQDGSIRRGDVLTPGAN; encoded by the coding sequence GTGGAGTCGACGCCGGGAGAAACCCGTGTCGCGGCAACACCGGATACGGTCAAGAAATTTATTTCGTTGGGCTGCAGCGTCGTAGTCGAACGCGGAGCCGGTACCCCCTCCGGACACCTCGATGAGGCCTATGCCGAGCAGGGTGCGGAGCTCATTGAGTTGGGAGACACATCGGCCTGGAACCAGGCCGATGTTTTGCTCTGTGTTCAAGCACCGAGCGCAGCCACCCTGTCCCGTATGCGCCAAGGAGCGCTGGTGGTTGGCCTGCTCTCCCCCTATGCCAACGAAGAGCTGACGGCCGCCCTCAAGCGCAGCGGCCTTTCCGCCATGGCGCTCGAGCTTTTGCCCCGGATCAGCCGGGCGCAGTCTGCCGATGCGCTGTCCTCCCAGGCCAACATCGCTGGATACAAGTCGGTGCTGCTTGCCTCCGCCGCGCTGGACCGTTATTTCCCGATGCTGATGACGGCAGCGGGCACCGTTCAGCCGGCCAAGGTGGTCATTCTTGGAGCCGGTGTGGCCGGCCTTCAGGCCGTGGCCACAGCGCGCCGTCTGGGTGCAGTGGTGTACGTCAGTGACATCAGGCCTGCGGTGAAAGAACAGGTCGAATCCCTTGGAGCTCGTTTCATCGAGCCCCCAGAGATGGAGGAGAAGCCTGCGGAATCCGGTGGCTATGCCAAACAGGCTTCCGACGCCTTCCTCGCGGCCCAGCGTCAGCAGCTGTCGGATCAGCTGGCCGAGGCCGACGTGGCCATCTGCACCGCCCAGGTGCCGGGCCGTCGCGCTCCGCGTCTGATCAGCGCAGACATGCTCGATCGGATGCGCCCCGGCGCAGTGGTGGTGGATCTGGCTGTGGCCCAGGGCGGCAACTGTGCCGACACCGTTCCTGGCCAGACCGTGGATCGCAAGGGTGTGAAGCTGATCGGTGGTAACGACCTGCCCTGCAGCGTTCCCAACCACGCCAGTGCGCTCTACGCCCGCAACCTCGTGGCTCTGCTGGAGCCCGCCTTGAAAGACGGCGTCCTTAGCCTTGATCCCGAGGATGAATTGATCGCCGGCTGTCTGATAGCCCAGGACGGCAGCATCCGTCGTGGCGATGTCCTTACCCCAGGTGCCAACTGA
- a CDS encoding DEAD/DEAH box helicase family protein gives MQLLRRRLELEGSSRDLLVFAGPGAGKTLGALLGFRAMRDQGRLEHFVVFCHRTSILNQWKSAAARLGLQLEEWPCPPEQSQDADGLLVTYQGAGRQLEALGARLEQWGLSACMAIADEAHHLGVDPDEPDATAWGQTFLELTGSVRLRLGLTGTPFRADNLAFCAARRMRVRLDDGGWIEQIRPDLCVEPRDLIAAGDVRPLEFRFQDGWVEHSREGQPDRDVSPLSAEQRESWRARNLRRAIRLADSSSIGQQVLLRAQQKLNQLRERQQQAAGLVIARDISHAEAISRVLIDDGNRVELIHSQSPQATERLNAFQSGNADWLVSIDMCAEGFDAPRLRVVAYLTTVVTRSRFVQGITRAVRMTPELAAREAIPREASYVFAPADPLLMNYARSWSVAEPYVLRPQEQEVEDEQPGVGAWRGPSLPLEAVEDGAGAVIRLKTPELPTFLQR, from the coding sequence ATTCAGCTTCTGCGACGAAGGCTCGAGCTTGAGGGCAGCAGCCGCGACCTGCTGGTATTTGCAGGCCCAGGGGCAGGCAAAACCCTCGGCGCGTTGCTGGGATTCCGCGCCATGCGCGATCAGGGCCGGCTGGAACATTTCGTGGTCTTCTGCCACCGAACCTCAATCCTCAACCAGTGGAAATCCGCCGCGGCGCGTCTTGGCTTGCAGCTGGAGGAGTGGCCCTGCCCGCCGGAGCAAAGCCAGGACGCCGATGGATTGCTCGTGACCTATCAGGGGGCCGGTCGCCAGCTCGAGGCTCTGGGGGCACGGCTCGAGCAATGGGGCCTGAGCGCCTGCATGGCGATCGCCGATGAGGCCCATCATCTCGGCGTTGATCCCGACGAACCGGATGCCACCGCCTGGGGGCAGACCTTTCTGGAGCTGACCGGCAGCGTGCGGCTGCGGCTGGGGCTCACGGGCACCCCCTTTCGTGCCGACAACCTGGCGTTCTGCGCCGCCCGGCGCATGCGGGTGCGTCTGGATGACGGCGGTTGGATTGAGCAGATCCGACCGGACCTTTGCGTTGAACCCAGGGACTTGATCGCCGCAGGGGATGTGCGCCCCCTGGAGTTCCGCTTTCAGGACGGCTGGGTGGAACACAGCCGCGAAGGACAACCCGACCGCGACGTTTCGCCCCTCTCGGCGGAGCAACGGGAAAGCTGGCGCGCGCGCAACCTGCGTCGCGCCATCCGCCTGGCCGACAGCAGCAGCATTGGCCAGCAGGTTCTGCTGCGCGCCCAACAGAAGCTGAATCAGTTGCGTGAGCGACAGCAGCAGGCTGCTGGTCTTGTGATCGCCCGCGACATCAGCCACGCCGAAGCCATCAGCCGGGTGTTGATCGACGACGGCAACCGGGTGGAGTTGATCCATTCCCAGAGCCCCCAGGCAACGGAGCGCTTGAACGCCTTCCAAAGCGGTAACGCCGATTGGCTGGTGAGCATCGACATGTGCGCGGAGGGCTTTGATGCGCCACGTCTGCGGGTGGTGGCCTATCTGACGACCGTGGTGACCCGAAGCCGTTTTGTACAGGGCATCACCCGGGCTGTGCGGATGACGCCCGAACTGGCCGCCCGTGAAGCCATTCCCAGAGAAGCCTCCTACGTGTTTGCTCCGGCCGACCCGCTGCTGATGAACTACGCCAGGTCATGGTCGGTGGCCGAGCCCTACGTGCTGCGGCCTCAGGAGCAGGAAGTCGAGGACGAGCAGCCGGGGGTTGGAGCCTGGCGCGGACCGAGCCTTCCCCTGGAAGCGGTGGAGGACGGAGCCGGCGCTGTAATTCGTCTAAAAACGCCCGAATTGCCCACTTTTTTGCAGCGCTGA
- the trxB gene encoding thioredoxin-disulfide reductase, producing MGQAGTDHIENLVIVGSGPAGYTAAIYAARANLQPLLITGFQRGGIPGGQLMTTTHVENFPGFPDGVLGPDLMDLMKSQAVRWGTHLLEADADNIDLSSKPYRVEVEGQTIRTHALVIATGASANRLQLPSEQTFWSKGISACAICDGATPQFRNEELAVVGGGDSACEEAVYLTKYGSHVHLVVRSDKLRASAAMADRVLANDSITVHWNSEIEDVSGDDWMQSMTLRNRIEGSSSTIAVKGLFYAIGHTPNTDLLQGQIDLNEKGYLTTEAGRPETSMEGVFAAGDVADAEWRQGITAAGSGCKAALAAERWLSHHNLATRVQREQVEPAVAERPVNVDVTTEATYDPQGLWQKGSFALRKLYHDSAKPLLVIYTSPTCGPCHVLKPQLQRVIQELDGSAQAVVIDIEADQEIAEQAGVNGTPTVQLFHNKAMVKQWRGVKQRSEFKAAIEGCLQAAA from the coding sequence GTGGGTCAAGCCGGTACAGATCACATCGAAAACCTGGTCATCGTTGGGTCAGGGCCAGCCGGGTACACAGCAGCCATCTACGCAGCACGGGCCAACCTGCAACCGCTGCTGATTACTGGGTTCCAACGCGGTGGCATTCCCGGTGGCCAGCTGATGACCACCACCCATGTGGAGAATTTTCCGGGCTTCCCGGATGGTGTGCTCGGGCCCGACCTGATGGACCTGATGAAGTCCCAGGCGGTGCGTTGGGGCACCCACTTGCTTGAAGCGGATGCCGACAACATTGATCTGAGCTCCAAGCCTTATCGGGTTGAGGTGGAAGGACAGACCATCCGCACCCACGCCCTGGTGATTGCCACGGGCGCCAGTGCCAACCGCCTCCAACTGCCCTCGGAGCAAACCTTCTGGAGCAAAGGCATCAGCGCCTGCGCGATCTGTGACGGCGCCACACCGCAGTTCCGCAATGAGGAACTCGCCGTGGTGGGCGGCGGCGACTCCGCCTGCGAGGAAGCCGTGTACCTCACCAAGTACGGAAGCCACGTGCATCTGGTGGTGCGCTCCGACAAACTCCGCGCCAGTGCCGCCATGGCTGATCGGGTGTTGGCCAACGACTCAATCACGGTGCATTGGAACAGCGAGATCGAAGACGTGAGCGGGGACGACTGGATGCAGTCGATGACCCTGCGCAATCGCATCGAGGGCAGTTCATCCACCATCGCCGTTAAAGGTCTCTTCTATGCCATCGGCCACACCCCCAACACCGATCTGCTTCAGGGGCAAATCGATCTGAACGAAAAGGGTTACCTGACAACGGAAGCGGGACGACCGGAAACGTCCATGGAAGGCGTCTTCGCAGCCGGTGATGTGGCCGATGCCGAATGGAGACAGGGCATCACCGCAGCTGGCAGCGGCTGCAAGGCGGCCTTGGCAGCAGAGCGCTGGCTGAGTCACCACAACCTGGCCACCCGGGTGCAGCGTGAGCAGGTGGAGCCGGCAGTGGCAGAACGTCCTGTGAATGTGGATGTCACCACGGAAGCCACCTACGACCCCCAGGGACTTTGGCAGAAAGGAAGCTTTGCCCTGCGCAAGCTCTATCACGACAGCGCCAAGCCTCTGCTGGTGATTTACACCTCACCCACCTGCGGCCCTTGCCACGTGCTGAAGCCCCAGCTGCAGCGGGTGATTCAAGAGCTTGATGGATCAGCCCAGGCCGTTGTCATCGACATCGAGGCCGATCAAGAGATCGCCGAGCAGGCTGGTGTGAACGGCACACCCACGGTGCAGCTGTTCCACAACAAAGCCATGGTGAAGCAATGGCGCGGCGTGAAACAGCGCAGTGAATTCAAAGCTGCGATTGAAGGTTGCCTTCAGGCTGCGGCCTGA